Proteins from a genomic interval of Lycium ferocissimum isolate CSIRO_LF1 unplaced genomic scaffold, AGI_CSIRO_Lferr_CH_V1 ctg60, whole genome shotgun sequence:
- the LOC132045112 gene encoding E3 ubiquitin-protein ligase RSL1-like yields MALPSLISDAECAAELQMQYILEDSLTSRNNALARREEELYCPNKRCSKFLILHPVEGIIMNICPWCKGPFCTQCRVPWHTGRNCDEFQKEEKDRENDIRVKLLAEDRKWKNCPHCNSLVEKVDGCMHITCSCKEQFCYACGETWSERHWNC; encoded by the exons ATGGCTCTGCCTAGCCTGATATCAGATGCCGAATGTGCAGCTGAACTACAAATGCAATATATTCTTGAAGACTCTTTAACCTCGAGAAATAATGCTCTTGCAAGAAGGGAAGAAGAATTGTACTGTCCTAATAAAAGATGTTCAAAGTTTCTCATTCTTCATCCTGTTGAAGGGATCATTATGAACATATGTCCTTGGTGCAAGGGACCATTCTGCACCCAGTGCCGAGTCCCTTGGCACACTGGGCGTAATTGTGACGAGTttcaaaaggaagaaaaagacaGAGAAAATGACATAAGGGTTAAGTTGCTTGCTGAGGATCGCAAATGGAAGAATTGCCCTCACTGCAATTCCCTTGTCGAGAAGGTTGATGGTTGTATGCACATCACTTGCAG TTGTAAAGAACAATTTTGCTACGCATGTGGAGAAACTTGGAGCGAAAGGCATTGGAATTGCTAG